A genomic window from Chaetodon auriga isolate fChaAug3 chromosome 13, fChaAug3.hap1, whole genome shotgun sequence includes:
- the eef1akmt1 gene encoding EEF1A lysine methyltransferase 1, with protein sequence MSDSDDDDVPTLSAHTLAALQDFYNDRRNDPACCITPSEQFTVGALEEDWRMSQFWYSDETAAQLAEEVVREAGEGGRIACVSAPSVYQKLKQGVVDGSDRVSAVVLEYDRRFAIYGDDFMFYDYNEPLSLTACAAPQSFDIVLADPPYLSEECLSKVAKTIQYLSKGKVLLCTGAIMENLAKDLLDVKMCSFLPKHNKHLSNEFRCFVNYPSRLLSC encoded by the exons ATGAGTGACAGCGACGACGACGACGTCCCGACGCTGTCTGCTCACACGCTGGCCGCCCTGCAGGACTTTTACAATGACAGAAGGAATGACCCCGCGTGCTGCATCACGCCATCAGAGCAGTTCACTGTGGGCGCACTGGAGGAGGACTGG CGGATGAGCCAGTTCTGGTACAGTGATgagacagcagctcagctaGCTGAGGAGGTCGTACGAGAagctggagagggaggcag GATCGCGTGTGTGAGCGCGCCCAGTGTGTACCAGAAGCTGAAGCAGGGTGTGGTGGACGGCTCGGATCGGGTGTCCGCCGTCGTGTTGGAGTACGACCGCCGCTTCGCCATCTACGGTGACGACTTCATGTTCTACGACTACAACGAGCCGCTGTCTCTCACGGCCTGCGCGGCTCCTCAGAGCTTCGACATCGTCCTGGCCGACCCGCCATACCTGTCCGAGGAGTGTCTGAGCAAAGTGGCCAAAACCATCCAGTACCTGAGCAAAGgcaaagtgctgctgtgcacag GAGCCATCATGGAGAATCTCGCCAAAGACCTTCTGGATGTCAAAATGTGCAGCTTCCTGCCAAAGCACAACAAACACCTGTCCAATGAGTTCCGCTGTTTCGTCAACTATCCGTCTCGCCTGCTGTCCTGCTGA
- the il17d gene encoding interleukin-17D encodes MPQQIRVLLLLHLAVLLLGSPSGAARIRKKAARTRSCLDLPEEILEQMFGRLSVGVMSAFHHALQLEPQDKLNLTCPTTARSPTDRKTRLPVNLLSISPWAYRISYDLSRYPRFIPEAYCLCKGCLIGPYGEESDQYRSTPVYAPSVILKRTGSCAGGRHSYTEIYVSIAVGCTCVPLLEKERDGQNGNQSLERAQPKAGRLRSAAKRV; translated from the exons ATGCCGCAGCAGATCCgcgtcctgctgctgttgcaccTGGCTGTGCTGCTCCTGGGCTCGCCCAGCGGGGCGGCTCGGATACGAAAGAAGGCCGCCAGGACGCGGTCTTGTCTGGACCTGCCGGAGGAGATCCTGGAGCAGATGTTCGGGCGCCTCTCGGTGGGCGTGATGAGCGCTTTCCACCACGCCCTGCAGCTGGAGCCGCAGGACAAGCTCAACCTGACCTGCCCGACCACCGCACGGTCCCCGACCGACAGGAAGACCCGCCTCCCGGTCAACCTGCTCAGCATCTCCCCCTGGGCCTACAG GATCTCGTACGACCTGAGCAGGTATCCCCGCTTCATCCCCGAGGCCTACTGTCTGTGTAAGGGCTGCCTGATCGGGCCGTACGGCGAGGAGAGCGACCAGTACCGCAGCACTCCGGTCTACGCGCCCTCCGTCATCCTCAAGAGAACCGGCTCCTGCGCCGGCGGCCGCCACTCCTACACCGAGATCTACGTGTCCATCGCGGTGGGCTGCACCTGTGTGCCGCTGCTGGAGAAGGAGCGGGACGGCCAGAACGGCAACCAGAGCCTGGAGAGAGCACAGCCCAAAGCCGGACGGCTCCGCTCTGCGGCCAAGAGAGTGTGA